The Hyphomicrobiales bacterium genome contains the following window.
CGGCACCGGGCGATGGCGGGAACGTGTCATAGGCTGAAATCAATTCGGCGCCACCTTGAAACAGGTCCAATGCCTTCATTCCGCGGCGACTCCCGTAGCTTTCATTTGGCGATGCTCGTCCAGGGCTTGCCGGACAATCTGGAACGAGGACCACAGGAACAGGCCCGCCATCAGGGCGGCGACGATCAGATCCGGCCATGCGGTCCGGGTCACCCATACGCCCGCCGCGGCGAGCATGACGGCGATGTTGCCGAGGGCGTCGTTGCGGCTGCACAGCCAGACCGAGCGCACGTTTGCTTCGCCGTCCCGGTAACGCAGGAGAAGCAGCACGCTGGCGGCATTCGCAACGAGTGCAAGAAAGCCGACGATTCCCATGACCTCGGCGCGCGGTATGCCGAGGATGATGGTCTGATAGACGGTCGAACCGAAGACCCAGAGCCCCATCGCGCCAAGGCTCAGGCCCTTGACGAGCGCCGCGTTCGCGCGCGCCCGCGGCGACATGCCGATGACGAAGAGACTGAGCGCATAGGTCGCGGTATCGCCGAGAAAATCCAGCGCGTCCGCTTGCAGGGCCTGCGATCCGGCGAGCGCGCCCGCCGTCATTTCAACGACGAACATGCTCCCGTTGATGGCAATGACGGCCCACAATGCTCGTTTGAAACCAACGGACGCGCCGTCGAACTTCGGCTCGTCATGACAGCATTCGATGCTCATTGGCCGGCTCACCATTGTTCCAACTGGATCAATCGTGCAAATGTAATGTCTACAGTCGCTGTAGGTTCAAGGGGAAAAGCCCATGACAGGATTTGTGACCATTGGACAGGCGGCCGGCGCCGCCGGCTGCAACGTGCAAACCGTACGCTATTACGAGCAGATCGGGCTCATGCCGGAGCCGGCGCGCACGACGGGAAATCAGCGCCTTTATAGCGAGGCGGACCTGCAGCGGTTGGCCTTTGTCCGGCATGCACGCGAATTGGGGTTTCCGCTACCTGCCGTCAGAGATCTCCTGCGCCTGGCCGATTGTCCGAGCCAATCCTGCGAGGCCGCGGACAGCATAGCGCGTGAGCAATTGGGGCAGGTCAAGCGTCGCATAACACGCTTGCAAGCTCTCAAGCGGGAACTGGAACGAATGATCGCACAATGTGCCGGGGGCAGTATCGCGGAATGCCGGGTCATCGAGGTCCTGGGGGATCATTCGAAGTGCATCGACGCGCGCCACCCTTCCGCCTGACGCCTCTTATGGTCTTGGCCGTTGTCGCGATCGTTGCGGGCAGGTGGGCGCGGTCGGTCGCGGGAACGCGTATCGCACGTCGTAACCGACCCGAAGTTCCATGCCGCTATCCCGGCGCCGGATCCTGCTCCCTCATCAGCCTGAAATAATGCTCCGCGTGCTGGTGGAAGTTCTCGCTTTCGATCGCATCGCCGGTCGACGCGGCGGCGTGCGCAAGCGCCATGTAGCGTTCGTAGCTCTGTTTGGCGTTTGCGACGCCGACCCTATCGGCCCGGGGTCGATTCGAGGTCGATGGCGACCGCTTGGCGCGGCCGGAAAACGACCCGGCATTTCTGTCGTATCGCCCGTTGGTCCTGATTTTCTTAGTGCCATTCAGCATGGCTGCTCCCTATTGCGTCGTGGAAAATGATCTTGCAATGCGCACGCGGCGCGCACGCGCCCATTGCGGGATCATTTGGGCTTCTCGATGGCTCGACTGATGGCTCTCGGTTTGCGATCGGGGCCCGTTCGGTGTGCCGATCCGATGCCGCGGAACCGTCTGCAGCGAATTCCGTTCCAGTTGAATCGGATTTCGCTCTTGTCTTTTTGTTTGAGCATGTTCTTTTCGCAAAACCGGTTCCCACTTTTGCGGGAAACATGCTCCAGCGGCTACGATCTGACCACGCCGTTGCGCCATGACGACTTCGACTTGCAGTGGCGGCAGATACGCTCGCCGGCCCAGGCGCTCGGAAACGGCGACCGGCAAATCAGGCAAAGCCTGGTCTTTGGTTCCATGCTGCGCTCGACCCCTGGTTCCTCGGGGCTCTCGCGCACGGCCGTGTCCTGTTCCTCTTCCTCGCACGGGCCGTCGCGACGCGGTGAAGCGTTCACCTCGCCCATCGGCCTGCGCAGACTCTTTTATGCGATCGAACCATGTGACCCGTCCGTGATCGGAACCGCTCCTCGGAGCGAGAAGAGAGCCTTGGCGCCTGCGACGGAAAATCCCATCGGCGGCGAAATGCTCACATATGCGGAGTGGCGCTCGCATGAGCGGCAATGCAGTGTGCACCCGGCATCCGTGCACCGTGTAGCCTATACATGGCATCGCCGGGCCGAATTATCAAGCAAGACGGCGCTTGAGCGTTTGGCCTTGCCCCGCCCGAGCCCCTGGTGTCTCGGTTTGCCCGTCCGGCGAACCGCCGCCGCGTGTGGTAGGGTCGGGGAGGGGGTAACCCACTTCCAATCGTCACCGCCGGACTTGATCCGGCGGCCCATTCCACTGGCCCCTCGACTTGTCGCGCCGTAACGGCATGGATGCGCGGGTCAAGCCCGCGCATGACGATGTGTGGGTTTGGGCGTGGCCTCCACGCCACGCGGATGTGCCTCAGGTAGAGCGCAATAGCGACCCATCCTCCGCAGCAGCGGCGCCGCCGCTGCGGAGGGTGGAAGCGTATTGCGCCGTTGCCGGATCGGCGGTCAAGTGGGTCGCGGCGCGGCGGAGTAGCGTCTAATGTCCCGTTGACGACCGATACACCGTTGTTGTATGTGTTCCACAATTGTTCCTGGAGGCCGCACCCTTGGAGTTGACCGATATCGACCTGTTCCGTGGGGCCGGTGGATTCGGCCTCGGCTTTGAGCGCGGGAGCTTCGCGGCCGTCTTCTTTGTGCGGTGCATGGAAGCCGTCGGCGTCAAAACCATCCATCATGAAATCAGGTAGGCTGAGGGGGCTGCCATGGCCAATGCTTCGCCTGAATATGAGATCGGCCCCAACCGAAAGAGACGCGGCAAACCAAAGCCCGTCGAATACGAAACTCATCGCGCCGATGCTTTTGCTTGGATGGCTGCCCGCGATGCGAATTCCGTGCACGCCATTGTGACCGATCCGCCTTACGGCTTGAGGGAATACACAGAGATTGAAAAACAAAAGCTCCGAAACGGCCATGGCGGAGTGTGGCGCATCCCCCCGACATTCGATGGTTCAAAGCGCAGTCCGTTGCCGCGCTTCACCATTCTGACAAAACAAGATCGCTCCAATCTCGGCGATTTTTTCACCGAGTTTGCCGAGTGTGCCATACGGATTCTCGTGCCGGGCGGCCACGTCTTTGTGGCAACCAATCCGCTCTTGTCTCATCTCGTATACATGCCGATGATAGCGGCCGGTTTCGAGAAACGAGGCGAGATCATTCGTCTCGTTCAGACGCTTCGCGGTGGCGACCGGCCAAAGAATGCGCATCGTGAATTTGCCGATGTGTCCGTAATGCCCCGCTCGGGTTGGGAACCGTGGGGCTTGTTCCGGAAGCCGTGC
Protein-coding sequences here:
- a CDS encoding DNA methyltransferase, with translation MANASPEYEIGPNRKRRGKPKPVEYETHRADAFAWMAARDANSVHAIVTDPPYGLREYTEIEKQKLRNGHGGVWRIPPTFDGSKRSPLPRFTILTKQDRSNLGDFFTEFAECAIRILVPGGHVFVATNPLLSHLVYMPMIAAGFEKRGEIIRLVQTLRGGDRPKNAHREFADVSVMPRSGWEPWGLFRKPCDGRVQDNLRKWGTGALRRISADDPFLDVIKSSPTRSDERKLAPHPSLKPQAFMRQIVRASLPLGKGVVLDPFMGGGATIAAACSIGYESIGVEIDPGYFQIAVSAIPKLAECKPNGASSTNGLGEGGRWHYQKGLNPYTS
- a CDS encoding cation transporter; this encodes MSIECCHDEPKFDGASVGFKRALWAVIAINGSMFVVEMTAGALAGSQALQADALDFLGDTATYALSLFVIGMSPRARANAALVKGLSLGAMGLWVFGSTVYQTIILGIPRAEVMGIVGFLALVANAASVLLLLRYRDGEANVRSVWLCSRNDALGNIAVMLAAAGVWVTRTAWPDLIVAALMAGLFLWSSFQIVRQALDEHRQMKATGVAAE
- a CDS encoding DUF4167 domain-containing protein is translated as MLNGTKKIRTNGRYDRNAGSFSGRAKRSPSTSNRPRADRVGVANAKQSYERYMALAHAAASTGDAIESENFHQHAEHYFRLMREQDPAPG
- a CDS encoding helix-turn-helix domain-containing protein; amino-acid sequence: MTGFVTIGQAAGAAGCNVQTVRYYEQIGLMPEPARTTGNQRLYSEADLQRLAFVRHARELGFPLPAVRDLLRLADCPSQSCEAADSIAREQLGQVKRRITRLQALKRELERMIAQCAGGSIAECRVIEVLGDHSKCIDARHPSA